A section of the Centroberyx gerrardi isolate f3 chromosome 8, fCenGer3.hap1.cur.20231027, whole genome shotgun sequence genome encodes:
- the LOC139928027 gene encoding uncharacterized protein LOC139928027, whose protein sequence is MPNIRQMAKRERKTQQWAPAAMEQAIEEVRAGRCSARQAAKVFKVPKSSLCDRLSGKVTSGCHIGRSTYLSTEDENSLVDYWLYSASHGFPVTKPQVLAHALAIYNLRHPDDPKTTLGQTWWINFRERHHHRLGTLDVIDRGKAACTKTGPIEDYFHLLSKIMEEHGLREKPRQIYSCDKTGFLVVNVSRATKHANKLVEETRECITVLACFNAAGEDVPPFIVYKGTYPVGPYNKEGVPHSLYGKSPAGHLDSTLFRKWFVKHFLKYATQQRPLLLVLDGHQLHLDPELVRAAQREGVFLLCLPPCTSHILQPLDVNFFVPLKTDFVRLMGPLSVVSKKDFSVVFRHSYQRVKDRRRVEAGFRNCGLYPLDPTAVDCLQVKEDASPGPPAAAPSPRRPPVPVEAPLQLFSP, encoded by the coding sequence ATGCCTAACATCCGGCAGATGgccaagagggagaggaagacgcAGCAGTGGGCCCCGGCAGCAATGGAGCAGGCCATCGAAGAGGTGCGGGCGGGCAGGTGCAGTGCCAGGCAGGCAGCCAAGGTCTTCAAGGTGCCCAAGTCCAGCCTGTGTGACAGACTCAGTGGAAAGGTGACTTCTGGCTGCCACATCGGCCGGAGCACCTACCTGTCCACTGAAGACGAGAATTCCCTGGTGGACTACTGGTTGTACTCCGCCAGCCACGGGTTTCCAGTGACGAAGCCACAGGTCCTGGCCCACGCTCTGGCCATCTACAACCTCCGCCACCCGGACGACCCAAAGACCACCCTTGGCCAGACGTGGTGGATAAATTTCCGGGAGAGGCACCACCACCGCCTCGGGACCCTGGACGTCATTGACCGTGGTAAGGCGGCCTGCACCAAGACGGGACCCATAGAAGACTACTTCCACCTGCTTTCCAAAATCATGGAGGAGCACGGGTTGAGGGAAAAACCCCGTCAGATTTACAGCTGTGACAAGACAGGGTTTCTGGTGGTTAACGTGTCCCGGGCGACAAAACATGCCAACAAGCTGGTTGAGGAAACGAGGGAGTGCATTACTGTCCTTGCCTGCTTCAATGCAGCTGGGGAGGACGTCCCCCCTTTTATCGTCTATAAGGGGACCTACCCAGTGGGACCATACAACAAGGAGGGCGTCCCCCACTCCCTCTATGGGAAGTCGCCGGCAGGACACTTGGACTCTACACTCTTTAGGAAATGGTTTGTCAAACATTTCCTGAAGTATGCCACACAGCAGCGCCCGCTGTTGCTCGTCTTGGACGGCCACCAGTTACACCTGGATCCTGAGCTGGTCCGGGCcgcacagagggagggagtctTCCTCCTGTGCCTGCCGCCTTGTACCTCTCACATCCTGCAGCCGCTGGATGTGAATTTCTTTGTACCCTTGAAGACAGATTTCGTCAGACTCATGGGACCTctgtctgttgtttccaagaagGACTTTTCAGTGGTTTTCAGACACTCATACCAGAGGGTAAAGGATCGGCGGCGGGTGGAGGCAGGATTCAGGAACTGTGGTCTTTACCCTTTGGATCCCACGGCCGTTGACTGTTTGCAGGTCAAAGAGGACGCCTCTCCAGGCCCGCCTGCTGCTGCACCTTCACCCAGGCGTCCACCTGTTCCAGTCGAGGCCCCACTGCAATTATTTTCTCCTTAG